The region GTCACCATTCATTCATAGCCTTTTTGCCGAGCAGACAGGAATCGCGCACACCTATGGCCGGGTTTGTGCACCGCTGGAGGGGTTTCCTCAGTCAATTAGCGACTTTTTTACTGTCGGTGGAAAAGGTGCAAATGTCACACTGCCATTTAAACAACAGGCGTGGGAACTGGCCGATGAACTCAGTGAACGTGCAGCCTTATCTGGGGCGGTTAACACCTTAAAGAAAAAGGCAGATGGCTCGATCTTTGGTGATAATACCGATGGGATTGGCCTGCTAAGCGATCTGGAACGATTGAATTTGATCCGTTCTGGTGACCGCATTTTACTGGTGGGAGCCGGTGGGGCAGCTCGAGGTGTGATCCTTCCCCTGCTTTCTTTTGGATGTTCAGTGGTAGTGGTCAACCGAACGGTTGCCCGCGCTGAAGAAT is a window of Pantoea rwandensis DNA encoding:
- the aroE gene encoding shikimate dehydrogenase; the protein is MEHFAVFGHPIAHSKSPFIHSLFAEQTGIAHTYGRVCAPLEGFPQSISDFFTVGGKGANVTLPFKQQAWELADELSERAALSGAVNTLKKKADGSIFGDNTDGIGLLSDLERLNLIRSGDRILLVGAGGAARGVILPLLSFGCSVVVVNRTVARAEELADIFQHSGDIQANGFAELSGQAFDLIINATSSGVEGKVPPLPDSLITPQTRCYDMFYQQGLTPFLLWCQQHGAGQLADGLGMLVGQAAHAFQLWHGVMPEITPVIAQLKQAMKE